A stretch of Lathyrus oleraceus cultivar Zhongwan6 chromosome 6, CAAS_Psat_ZW6_1.0, whole genome shotgun sequence DNA encodes these proteins:
- the LOC127095795 gene encoding secreted RxLR effector protein 161-like yields the protein MNEGWVQFGYTRKLKDVSFIKSQGHTPFDLIFDTCFLGAKPVKTHLDLSTKLHHDSSNMFEDISIYRRLVGKLLYLTTTRTDIAFVTQHLSQFFHAPTKIHYETTCRVVKYMKGSPCRGLLFRRDAQLQLLGFSDADWADCIDTRRSTSGYYFFLDSSLILWRVTKQHTVLRSSFEAKYRVLSFASCELQWLISLLEELEVKATKL from the coding sequence ATGAATGAAGGTTGGGTTCAATTTGGGTATACCAGGAAGTTAAAAGATGTCTCATTCATAAAATCTCAGGGGCACACACCTTTTGACCTGATTTTTGACACATGTTTCCTTGGAGCCAAACCTGTCAAGACACATCTAGATCTCTCAACAAAGTTACATCATGATTCTTCAAATATGTTTGAAGATATTTCTATCTATAGAAGACTTGTGGGCAAACTTCTATACTTAACCACTACACGAACCGACATTGCCTTTGTAACACAACATCTAAGCCAATTCTTCCATGCACCTACTAAGATCCATTATGAAACTACTTGTAGAGTGGTCAAATATATGAAGGGATCACCATGTCGTGGTCTATTATTCAGAAGAGATGCTCAACTTCAGCTACTTGGTTTCAGTGATGCAGACTGGGCTGACTGCATTGACACTCGCAGATCTACTAGTGGTTATTATTTTTTTCTCGATTCTTCATTGATTTTATGGAGAGTTACGAAGCAACACACAGTTTTAAGGAGTTCATTTGAGGCAAAATATAGGGTTTTGTCTTTTGCATCATGTGAACTACAATGGTTGATTAGTTTACTTGAAGAATTAGAGGTCAAAGCCACAAAACTTTAA